In Malania oleifera isolate guangnan ecotype guangnan chromosome 8, ASM2987363v1, whole genome shotgun sequence, a single window of DNA contains:
- the LOC131162382 gene encoding probable WRKY transcription factor 50 isoform X2 yields MNLPNGLSPYLLHPYSSAAVPTFPPNHPYPAAAPPDCSYASMDGLDCSDYFNPSSDYLMPAMDDDSSSSFNTTSPTQMDSSAAPANSFFSTASGDSSLSSSDHMSCNGDLKRTMEDVGCRIAFRTRSELEVMDDGYKWRKYGKKAVKNSPNPRM; encoded by the exons ATGAACCTCCCAAACGGCCTCTCCCCCTACCTTCTCCATCCCTACTCTTCCGCCGCCGTCCCCACCTTCCCCCCGAACCACCCCTACCCGGCCGCCGCCCCCCCTGATTGCAGCTACGCATCAATGGACGGCCTCGATTGCTCCGATTATTTCAACCCCTCCTCCGACTATCTTATGCCGGCCATGGATGACGACTCCTCTTCCAGCTTTAATACGACGTCGCCCACCCAGATGGATAGTTCTGCAGCTCCTGCCAATTCCTTCTTCTCCACGGCCTCCGGCGACTCATCTTTGAGCAGTAGCGACCACAT GAGTTGTAATGGTGACCTGAAGAGGACGATGGAGGATGTTGGGTGTCGTATTGCGTTTCGAACAAGATCAGAGCTTGAGGTCATGGATGATGGCTATAAATGGAGGAAGTATGGGAAGAAGGCAGTCAAGAATAGCCCTAATCCAAG GATGTGA
- the LOC131162382 gene encoding probable WRKY transcription factor 50 isoform X1, which produces MNLPNGLSPYLLHPYSSAAVPTFPPNHPYPAAAPPDCSYASMDGLDCSDYFNPSSDYLMPAMDDDSSSSFNTTSPTQMDSSAAPANSFFSTASGDSSLSSSDHMSCNGDLKRTMEDVGCRIAFRTRSELEVMDDGYKWRKYGKKAVKNSPNPRNYYKCARAGCDVKKRVERDREDPSYVITTYEGVHNHESPCVVCYKEMPLVVPSGWTLQAYHSSQFQV; this is translated from the exons ATGAACCTCCCAAACGGCCTCTCCCCCTACCTTCTCCATCCCTACTCTTCCGCCGCCGTCCCCACCTTCCCCCCGAACCACCCCTACCCGGCCGCCGCCCCCCCTGATTGCAGCTACGCATCAATGGACGGCCTCGATTGCTCCGATTATTTCAACCCCTCCTCCGACTATCTTATGCCGGCCATGGATGACGACTCCTCTTCCAGCTTTAATACGACGTCGCCCACCCAGATGGATAGTTCTGCAGCTCCTGCCAATTCCTTCTTCTCCACGGCCTCCGGCGACTCATCTTTGAGCAGTAGCGACCACAT GAGTTGTAATGGTGACCTGAAGAGGACGATGGAGGATGTTGGGTGTCGTATTGCGTTTCGAACAAGATCAGAGCTTGAGGTCATGGATGATGGCTATAAATGGAGGAAGTATGGGAAGAAGGCAGTCAAGAATAGCCCTAATCCAAG GAATTATTATAAATGCGCGAGGGCAGGATGTGATGTGAAGAAGAGAGTGGAGAGGGACAGAGAGGACCCGAGCTATGTGATAACGACATACGAGGGAGTACACAACCATGAAAGCCCATGCGTGGTCTGTTACAAAGAAATGCCGCTTGTGGTTCCCAGTGGATGGACTTTGCAAGCTTACCACTCTTCTCAATTTCAAGTATGA